A single region of the Selenomonas sp. oral taxon 920 genome encodes:
- a CDS encoding bifunctional glycosyltransferase/class I SAM-dependent methyltransferase: MAKLSIIIPVYNMNVQVNQCLLTIRKTVRLPYEVVIVDDGSLADERVTAPVAGDDVRVIHCEEHRGFSHAVNMGIRASVGEVLLFLHADVLLAPHTAEDMLDALIGDAALGAVCAVAPSVYKRAQLLPDTPYQSWDSYVAVAEEIRTEGGGPHPELVAEMIALMVRRDVLDAAGFLDETYSVPALAAYDYTLRMTRAGYGIASLPNVYIHHNDGLQDAEEYERICERERTLFHNKWGLSLNYSFGIRSDLFPLMDLSQEGLRILEIGCACGATLREIGMQNPTAKLYGVELNERAAAIAAPFAKILSMNVEKLELTDIPERFDYIIMGDVIEHLLDPWAAVQNMRELLIPGGAIIASIPNVAHISNLYNTLNGLWTYQDMGLLDRTHFRFFTKYEIVKLFKDAGLVIDELRLNILDIPENLQNLRSELLLLKTINVAAEDLDAYQWFVRAKRT, translated from the coding sequence TTGTCGATGACGGATCATTGGCGGATGAACGTGTCACGGCGCCTGTTGCAGGGGATGATGTCCGTGTGATCCACTGTGAGGAGCACCGTGGCTTTTCCCATGCGGTGAATATGGGAATTCGAGCCTCTGTGGGAGAGGTGTTGCTCTTTCTCCATGCGGATGTCCTGCTTGCGCCGCATACGGCAGAGGATATGCTGGATGCTCTGATCGGTGATGCTGCATTGGGGGCCGTGTGCGCAGTCGCACCATCCGTGTATAAACGGGCGCAGCTGTTGCCGGATACTCCCTATCAAAGTTGGGACTCGTATGTGGCGGTGGCAGAAGAGATTCGGACAGAAGGCGGCGGTCCTCATCCGGAACTTGTCGCAGAGATGATTGCCCTTATGGTACGCCGTGATGTTCTTGATGCTGCCGGATTTTTGGATGAAACATATTCTGTTCCGGCACTTGCAGCATATGACTACACTCTGCGCATGACGAGAGCAGGCTATGGTATTGCATCACTTCCGAATGTATATATTCACCACAATGATGGTCTTCAGGATGCTGAGGAATATGAGCGTATATGCGAGAGGGAACGCACACTTTTTCACAATAAGTGGGGGCTTTCGCTCAACTATTCTTTTGGGATACGTTCGGATCTTTTCCCGCTGATGGATCTGTCACAGGAGGGACTGCGTATTCTTGAGATCGGCTGTGCCTGTGGAGCAACTCTGCGGGAGATCGGAATGCAGAACCCCACAGCAAAACTTTATGGGGTAGAGCTGAATGAGCGTGCGGCGGCGATCGCAGCACCATTTGCCAAGATCCTCTCTATGAACGTGGAAAAGCTTGAACTCACGGATATTCCAGAGCGATTTGACTACATTATCATGGGAGATGTGATCGAGCATCTCTTGGATCCGTGGGCTGCAGTTCAGAATATGCGGGAGCTTCTCATTCCGGGTGGGGCGATTATCGCGAGCATTCCAAACGTGGCGCATATCAGTAATCTTTACAATACACTCAATGGCTTGTGGACATATCAGGATATGGGATTGCTTGACCGTACACACTTTCGGTTCTTTACGAAATATGAGATTGTTAAACTCTTTAAAGATGCAGGTTTAGTGATTGATGAACTCCGATTAAACATACTTGATATTCCGGAAAACCTGCAGAATCTCCGAAGCGAGCTTCTTTTACTCAAAACAATCAATGTAGCCGCTGAGGATCTGGATGCCTATCAATGGTTTGTACGGGCGAAGCGCACGTAG
- a CDS encoding biotin--[acetyl-CoA-carboxylase] ligase has product MSSDVLELLRAAGGYISGEKMAERLGVTRAAVWKKIAALRNAGYDISSAPRSGYVLRSAPDRLIETEIRRNLDTRLIGQKIICYDAVDSTNLVLKDLARAGAEDGTVVVADSQGTGRGRMERAFFSPPGKGIWASILLRPTFLPQDAPKCTLMAAVAVARAMERFGLRAAIKWPNDIMHDGRKLVGILTEMSAEMDRVNYVVIGVGINVNIAPEDFPEELRTIATSLMQMKGEPLPRVVFLQELLRALDELYADVQSEGFAPVLAAWREYAVTLGQTVRVIAPAGEEFEGVAADIDAEGALLIDTAQGRRRVLAGDVSIRPKKCVS; this is encoded by the coding sequence ATGAGCAGCGATGTGTTGGAGCTCCTGCGGGCGGCGGGCGGCTATATCTCGGGCGAAAAGATGGCGGAGCGGCTCGGTGTGACGCGTGCAGCAGTGTGGAAAAAGATTGCTGCGCTCCGCAATGCGGGCTATGATATCTCAAGTGCACCGCGCAGCGGCTATGTGCTGCGCTCCGCACCGGACCGTCTGATCGAGACAGAGATCAGACGTAATCTTGATACACGGCTCATCGGGCAAAAGATTATTTGCTATGATGCAGTGGACTCGACGAATCTTGTGCTCAAGGATCTCGCACGTGCGGGGGCGGAGGACGGGACAGTGGTGGTCGCTGACAGTCAGGGGACGGGGCGTGGGCGCATGGAGCGTGCGTTTTTCTCGCCGCCGGGCAAGGGGATCTGGGCAAGCATCCTGCTGCGTCCGACATTCCTGCCGCAGGACGCTCCGAAGTGTACGCTGATGGCAGCGGTCGCGGTCGCACGTGCAATGGAGCGATTCGGACTGCGCGCGGCGATCAAGTGGCCGAACGACATCATGCACGACGGCCGCAAGTTGGTCGGCATCCTCACGGAGATGAGCGCGGAGATGGATCGCGTGAACTATGTCGTGATCGGTGTCGGCATCAACGTGAACATTGCACCCGAAGATTTTCCAGAGGAATTGAGAACAATCGCGACCTCACTGATGCAGATGAAGGGCGAGCCGCTGCCGCGCGTGGTATTTTTGCAGGAACTCCTGCGTGCACTTGATGAGCTTTATGCAGATGTGCAGTCCGAGGGCTTTGCACCTGTACTTGCGGCGTGGAGAGAATACGCGGTGACGCTCGGACAGACGGTACGTGTGATTGCACCCGCGGGCGAGGAGTTCGAAGGAGTTGCGGCGGATATCGATGCAGAGGGAGCACTGCTCATTGACACAGCTCAGGGGCGGCGGCGTGTATTGGCGGGGGATGTCTCGATTCGACCCAAGAAATGTGTTTCATAG
- a CDS encoding type III pantothenate kinase, whose amino-acid sequence MLLVLDIGNSNIVMGAYEGKKLLRHWRISTDRQKTGDEYGILFNELFRYQGIEMSDIKAIIISSVVPPLVVPLRKMCERYFRIRPLIVGPGIRTGIRLNYENPRAIGADRIVNVIGAHEQFGGPLIVIDIGTATTFDIVAENGDFLGGVIAPGLGSSAEALFQRAAQLPRIELVPPKTVVCRSTIQGMQAGIIYGYVGQIDEIVRRIKAELAMEMKVVATGGFARMVAKESQTIDKVDHFLTLTGLRVLYERNQP is encoded by the coding sequence TTGCTGCTAGTACTGGACATTGGCAACAGCAACATCGTCATGGGCGCATACGAGGGAAAAAAACTCCTGCGGCACTGGCGCATCTCGACGGATCGGCAGAAGACGGGCGACGAATACGGTATTCTGTTCAATGAATTGTTTCGTTATCAAGGCATTGAGATGTCCGATATCAAGGCAATCATTATCTCCTCGGTTGTACCGCCGCTTGTCGTTCCCCTGCGAAAGATGTGCGAGCGCTACTTCCGCATCCGCCCGCTGATCGTTGGGCCAGGCATACGAACTGGTATACGTCTGAACTACGAAAATCCGCGCGCCATCGGTGCTGACCGCATTGTAAATGTCATCGGCGCACACGAGCAATTCGGCGGGCCGCTCATTGTCATCGACATCGGGACGGCGACGACGTTCGACATCGTGGCGGAGAACGGGGACTTCCTCGGCGGCGTCATCGCGCCGGGGCTTGGCTCAAGTGCAGAGGCGCTCTTTCAGCGTGCGGCGCAGCTGCCGCGCATCGAACTCGTGCCGCCGAAGACAGTGGTATGCCGCAGCACGATTCAGGGCATGCAGGCGGGCATTATCTACGGTTACGTCGGGCAGATTGACGAGATCGTGCGCCGCATCAAGGCGGAGCTTGCGATGGAGATGAAAGTTGTCGCGACGGGCGGCTTTGCCCGTATGGTGGCAAAGGAGTCGCAGACGATCGACAAGGTCGATCACTTCCTGACGCTTACGGGGCTGCGCGTTCTCTACGAGCGAAATCAGCCGTGA
- the dusB gene encoding tRNA dihydrouridine synthase DusB, with protein MKLGTFTFDNPVFLAPMAGVTDTAYRIIAHDMGCPLAFAEMVSSQGIHYRNEHTMRMLRTEEGERPIAMQIFAKSAAMAAEAAAYVEEIGTADILDFNMGCPAPKVVKNGEGSALMRDPKKAEEILTAIRRATKLPFTVKMRLGWDDSSRNAVELARMAEAVGVDAVAVHGRTREQFYSGNADYAAIAEVKRAVNIPVIVSGDIRRPSDLARALDITGADAVMIGRGAQGNPWIFPQLIHWLHTGEELSPPTLIERARVILRHLDLLVGYKGEYVGIREMRKHAAWYTRGLAGSAELRERFNRAASKDEFVNILREAWEI; from the coding sequence ATGAAGCTTGGAACGTTTACCTTCGATAATCCTGTCTTTCTTGCGCCGATGGCGGGGGTGACAGACACGGCGTACCGCATCATCGCGCACGATATGGGCTGCCCGCTTGCGTTTGCGGAGATGGTGAGCAGTCAGGGCATCCACTACCGCAACGAACACACAATGAGGATGCTCCGCACGGAGGAGGGTGAGCGTCCGATTGCGATGCAGATCTTTGCGAAGTCGGCGGCGATGGCGGCGGAAGCCGCCGCCTACGTCGAGGAGATCGGCACGGCAGACATTCTGGACTTCAACATGGGATGTCCTGCACCGAAGGTCGTGAAGAACGGCGAAGGCTCGGCACTTATGCGTGATCCGAAAAAAGCGGAGGAGATATTAACAGCAATTCGCCGCGCGACGAAGCTGCCGTTTACAGTGAAGATGCGGCTTGGTTGGGACGATTCCTCGCGCAATGCCGTGGAGCTTGCGCGGATGGCGGAGGCAGTCGGCGTGGATGCGGTCGCTGTACATGGACGCACGCGCGAGCAGTTCTACAGCGGAAATGCGGACTATGCGGCGATTGCAGAAGTCAAACGGGCTGTGAATATTCCCGTGATCGTGAGCGGGGATATTCGTCGGCCCTCTGATCTCGCGCGTGCGCTCGACATTACGGGCGCAGATGCGGTGATGATCGGCCGCGGGGCGCAGGGGAATCCGTGGATCTTCCCGCAGCTCATTCACTGGCTGCATACGGGGGAGGAGCTGTCCCCGCCGACACTCATAGAGCGCGCCCGGGTGATCCTGCGGCACCTCGATCTGCTCGTTGGATACAAAGGGGAATATGTAGGCATCCGCGAGATGCGAAAACACGCAGCATGGTACACGCGTGGTCTTGCGGGCAGCGCAGAGCTGCGCGAGCGATTCAACCGTGCGGCATCAAAGGATGAATTTGTAAACATTCTGCGCGAAGCGTGGGAGATATAG
- a CDS encoding aminopeptidase yields the protein MSDDKKTSVWSKYTEKERAAVNELARGYIDFLSDCKTERESVTEAVRLAQSAGYRDLADIIARGEKLAAGDKVYAVNMKKAIVLFHIGTEPMECGMNILGAHIDTCRLDVKQNPLYEDNGLAYFDTHYYGGIKKYQWVTIPLALHGVVAKKDGTVVEIALGEKADDPVFCVTDLLVHLSQEQLEKKASKVIEGEKLDVLIGGYALKKDDKESVKDGILALLKEHYDIAEEDFNSAELTLVPAGRARELGFDRSMVLGYGQDDRVCSYTALCSMLETVVPKRTACCLLVDKEEIGSVGATGMQSRFFENMVAEVLSACGQYTEIALRRTLAHSKMLSSDVSSAYDGLYADAFEKKNVAYLGRGMVFNKFTGARGKSGSSDASAEYLGELRRMMDENGVSYQLAELGRVDLGGGGTIAYIMARYGMDVIDNGVAVMSMHAPWEVTSKVDIYEMKKGYDVFLRNA from the coding sequence ATGAGTGATGATAAGAAGACATCGGTCTGGTCGAAGTACACAGAGAAGGAGCGTGCGGCGGTAAACGAGCTCGCACGCGGCTACATTGATTTTCTCTCGGACTGCAAGACGGAGCGCGAGAGCGTAACGGAGGCGGTACGTCTGGCGCAGTCGGCGGGCTACCGTGATCTTGCAGATATCATCGCACGGGGGGAGAAGCTCGCAGCGGGGGACAAAGTCTACGCCGTCAATATGAAGAAGGCAATTGTGCTCTTTCATATCGGGACGGAGCCTATGGAGTGCGGCATGAACATTCTCGGTGCGCACATCGATACCTGCCGTCTTGATGTGAAGCAGAACCCTCTGTATGAGGATAATGGGCTGGCGTATTTTGATACGCACTACTACGGCGGCATCAAGAAGTACCAGTGGGTGACGATTCCACTTGCACTGCACGGCGTTGTGGCCAAGAAGGACGGCACTGTGGTGGAGATTGCGCTCGGCGAGAAGGCGGACGATCCCGTGTTCTGCGTGACCGATCTCCTCGTGCATCTCTCGCAGGAGCAACTTGAGAAAAAGGCATCAAAGGTCATCGAGGGCGAGAAGCTGGACGTGCTCATCGGCGGCTATGCACTCAAAAAAGACGACAAGGAATCCGTCAAGGACGGGATTCTCGCACTCCTCAAGGAGCACTATGACATCGCCGAGGAGGACTTCAACTCGGCGGAGTTGACGCTCGTTCCGGCGGGGCGTGCGCGGGAGCTTGGCTTTGACCGCAGCATGGTGCTTGGCTACGGGCAGGATGACCGCGTCTGCTCCTATACCGCACTCTGCTCCATGCTTGAGACGGTTGTACCAAAGCGTACGGCGTGCTGTCTGCTCGTGGACAAGGAGGAAATCGGCAGCGTCGGTGCAACGGGGATGCAGTCGCGCTTCTTTGAAAATATGGTCGCCGAGGTCCTCTCCGCCTGCGGGCAGTATACGGAGATCGCACTGCGCCGCACGCTTGCACACTCGAAGATGCTCTCCTCGGATGTGTCGAGCGCTTACGACGGGCTCTATGCGGACGCGTTCGAGAAAAAAAATGTTGCCTACCTCGGGCGCGGCATGGTGTTCAACAAGTTCACGGGTGCACGCGGCAAGTCCGGCTCGAGTGACGCGAGCGCGGAGTACCTCGGCGAGCTGCGCCGCATGATGGACGAAAATGGCGTCAGCTATCAGCTCGCAGAGCTCGGGCGCGTCGACCTCGGCGGCGGCGGTACGATTGCCTACATAATGGCGCGCTACGGTATGGATGTGATCGACAACGGTGTCGCTGTCATGAGTATGCACGCGCCGTGGGAGGTCACGAGCAAGGTTGATATCTACGAAATGAAGAAGGGCTACGACGTGTTCCTGCGGAACGCATAA